In the Vibrio gigantis genome, one interval contains:
- the astA gene encoding arginine N-succinyltransferase: MLVVRPIKLSDYDALHTCAVESGHGFTSLPVNEELLTNRITHSEYSFAKQDVTEPGDEGYLMVGFDTETGEVAGTTGIEASIGWDVPFYSYHISKVVHSSQKLGVNNVVKLLTFGNNYTGCSEICTLFLRPDFRGGLNGRLMSKCRFLLMAEHPERFSKTIFAEMRGVSDAEGNSPFWQWLQEHFFSIDFTLADYLTGIGKKGFIADLMPKLPIYVNLLSKEAQAVIGEVHDNTRPALKLLEREGFTNRGYVDIFDAGPTVECDLRNIESVRHAIRAQVQIAEHSSSKDFLIGNTSFENFRAVAAKGAYDQASDTVILSSEVASALEVKEGEFVRMLAQ; the protein is encoded by the coding sequence ATGCTAGTTGTTCGCCCAATAAAACTATCTGATTACGATGCGCTGCATACCTGCGCTGTTGAGTCAGGACATGGATTCACATCTCTTCCGGTTAACGAAGAACTGTTAACTAACCGTATTACTCATTCTGAATACAGCTTTGCCAAACAAGACGTGACTGAACCCGGTGATGAAGGCTACCTAATGGTTGGCTTCGACACTGAAACGGGTGAAGTCGCCGGTACGACAGGCATCGAAGCTTCAATCGGCTGGGATGTTCCGTTTTACTCTTACCACATCAGCAAAGTGGTTCACTCATCGCAAAAGCTTGGCGTGAATAACGTCGTGAAGCTTTTGACTTTCGGTAATAACTACACCGGATGCAGTGAGATCTGCACACTGTTCTTGCGCCCTGACTTCCGTGGTGGCCTGAACGGCCGTTTAATGTCGAAGTGCCGATTCCTGCTTATGGCAGAGCATCCAGAGCGATTCTCGAAAACGATTTTTGCTGAGATGCGCGGTGTATCAGATGCCGAAGGTAACTCGCCATTCTGGCAATGGTTGCAAGAGCATTTCTTCTCTATTGACTTCACGCTCGCCGACTACCTAACCGGTATTGGTAAGAAAGGCTTCATTGCTGACTTAATGCCGAAGCTGCCTATCTATGTGAATCTACTGAGCAAAGAAGCTCAGGCGGTGATTGGAGAGGTTCATGACAATACGCGTCCTGCACTTAAGTTGCTAGAACGTGAAGGTTTCACTAACCGTGGTTATGTCGACATTTTTGATGCAGGCCCAACGGTTGAGTGTGATTTAAGAAACATTGAATCAGTGCGTCATGCGATTCGAGCACAGGTTCAAATTGCAGAGCATTCTAGCTCTAAAGATTTCCTAATTGGTAATACCTCGTTTGAGAACTTCCGCGCAGTAGCCGCGAAAGGCGCGTATGACCAAGCAAGCGACACAGTGATTTTATCATCTGAAGTAGCAAGCGCTCTTGAAGTAAAAGAAGGCGAATTCGTTCGCATGTTGGCTCAGTAA
- a CDS encoding aspartate aminotransferase family protein, with product MTVENKVERSLFNEVMVPCYNPMEMIPVKGEGARVWDQQGREYIDFAGGIAVSCLGHCHPAMVNAVTEQANKIWHLSNVMTNEPALRLAKKLTDVCFAEKVFFANSGAEANEAALKLARRWAADVHGPEKSEIIAFKQGFHGRTFFTVTVGGQEAYSDGFGPKPGDVTHLPYNDIAALEAHISDRTCAIMMEPLQGEGGIISPTSEFVNTVRELCDKHNALLIFDEVQTGNGRTGNFYAYQGLGVTPDILSTAKSLGGGFPIGAMLTTTELATHLKVGTHGSTYGGNPLACAVAEAVVDVVSQPETLAGVKEREALFRDGLAKINDKYQIFSEVRGKGLLLGAALNEKWQGRARDVLVAAGEQGLMVLVAGANVVRFTPSLVITTQEIEEGLSKLDKAIATLV from the coding sequence ATGACAGTGGAAAATAAAGTAGAACGTAGTCTGTTTAATGAGGTGATGGTGCCTTGTTATAACCCAATGGAAATGATCCCGGTAAAAGGGGAAGGCGCACGCGTTTGGGACCAACAAGGCCGAGAGTATATCGACTTTGCTGGTGGTATCGCTGTGAGCTGTTTGGGTCACTGTCACCCGGCAATGGTTAACGCAGTTACTGAGCAAGCAAACAAGATTTGGCACCTAAGTAACGTGATGACCAACGAACCTGCACTGCGTCTAGCGAAAAAGCTAACAGACGTATGTTTTGCCGAAAAAGTATTCTTTGCAAACTCTGGCGCGGAAGCGAACGAAGCAGCTCTAAAGCTAGCTCGTCGTTGGGCGGCAGATGTTCACGGTCCTGAGAAATCTGAAATCATTGCATTCAAACAAGGTTTCCACGGTCGTACTTTCTTTACTGTAACGGTTGGTGGTCAAGAAGCTTACTCTGATGGCTTCGGTCCAAAACCTGGCGATGTGACTCACCTGCCTTACAATGATATTGCAGCGCTAGAAGCGCACATCTCTGATCGCACTTGTGCCATCATGATGGAACCTCTGCAAGGCGAGGGCGGTATCATTTCTCCAACGTCTGAATTCGTGAACACAGTTCGTGAACTGTGTGACAAACACAATGCACTGCTTATCTTTGATGAAGTACAAACCGGTAACGGCCGTACTGGTAACTTTTATGCTTACCAAGGTCTAGGTGTAACACCAGACATCTTGAGCACTGCTAAATCACTGGGTGGTGGTTTTCCTATTGGTGCCATGCTTACGACGACTGAATTAGCGACACATCTAAAAGTCGGTACGCATGGCTCTACTTACGGTGGTAACCCACTGGCGTGTGCTGTTGCAGAAGCGGTTGTTGATGTGGTTAGCCAACCTGAAACATTAGCAGGCGTGAAAGAGCGTGAAGCATTGTTCCGTGATGGTCTTGCTAAGATTAACGATAAGTACCAAATCTTCAGTGAAGTTCGTGGCAAAGGCCTGCTACTAGGTGCTGCACTTAACGAAAAGTGGCAAGGCCGTGCGCGTGACGTATTAGTAGCAGCAGGCGAACAAGGCTTGATGGTACTGGTTGCAGGTGCAAACGTGGTTCGTTTCACGCCATCATTGGTCATTACTACACAAGAAATTGAAGAAGGCCTATCAAAACTAGATAAAGCAATCGCTACGCTAGTTTAG
- a CDS encoding aminodeoxychorismate/anthranilate synthase component II translates to MLLIIDNYDSFTYNLYQYFCELGVTVKVVRNDEIDIAGIEALNPSHLVISPGPCTPDDAGISLQVIEHFVGKLPILGVCLGHQAIAQVFGGEVVRARQVMHGKTSPIRHNGKSVFQGLNNPLTVTRYHSLVVKNGTLPDCFELTSWTEFEDGSMDEIMGYQHKTLPIDAVQFHPESIKTEQGHQLLANFLAR, encoded by the coding sequence ATGTTACTTATCATCGATAACTACGACTCCTTTACCTATAACTTGTATCAGTATTTCTGTGAGTTAGGGGTAACTGTAAAAGTTGTACGCAACGATGAGATTGATATCGCAGGCATCGAAGCGCTGAATCCTAGTCACCTTGTTATCTCTCCGGGTCCTTGTACGCCGGATGATGCAGGAATCTCTCTGCAAGTTATAGAACACTTCGTTGGCAAACTACCTATCTTAGGGGTGTGTCTTGGTCATCAAGCTATTGCTCAAGTGTTTGGCGGTGAAGTAGTGAGAGCCAGACAAGTGATGCACGGTAAAACTTCTCCGATACGCCACAATGGCAAGAGTGTTTTTCAAGGATTGAACAACCCGTTGACCGTGACACGTTACCACTCACTCGTGGTGAAAAATGGCACGCTACCAGACTGCTTTGAACTGACTTCTTGGACGGAATTTGAAGATGGCAGCATGGATGAGATCATGGGTTATCAACACAAAACCTTGCCGATTGATGCAGTGCAATTTCACCCGGAATCGATTAAAACTGAGCAAGGACACCAGCTTCTTGCTAACTTCCTAGCACGCTGA
- a CDS encoding endonuclease I family protein → MKKTLLTLLIPCAFSVNAAYEQAHDPHVVGTLPKVTCQTTIVEPPIPPGEVYNPDGYYDSALDKSGDELKAALNAIISTGITKLPYTDNSSPDAMDVWKALMITDEDPMDSNNVILMYTGRSQAKDTKDTGSGGDSWNREHSYPKSNGGFNDSRASAYTDIHHLRPTDSSINSERSNLEFDNGGSPTSESPEAGNKKDSDSFEPRDEVKGDVARMMFYMATRYEGKNDDDASNPDLELVASVVDNGTALGNVCRLLEWNIQDPIDDFEFNRNTKIQDIQGNRNPFVDNAQWAESIFRKDCTE, encoded by the coding sequence ATGAAAAAGACACTACTGACTTTACTTATCCCGTGTGCATTCAGTGTTAATGCGGCATATGAACAAGCACATGATCCACATGTTGTCGGCACGCTACCTAAGGTAACGTGTCAAACAACGATTGTTGAGCCGCCAATCCCACCAGGCGAGGTTTATAACCCTGATGGGTACTACGATAGTGCACTTGATAAATCAGGTGATGAGCTGAAAGCGGCTCTGAATGCCATTATTTCTACGGGTATTACGAAACTTCCTTACACCGATAACTCTTCACCTGATGCAATGGATGTTTGGAAAGCGTTGATGATCACGGATGAAGATCCGATGGACAGTAATAACGTAATCTTGATGTACACAGGGCGCTCACAAGCAAAAGATACCAAGGATACAGGATCGGGTGGTGATTCATGGAATAGAGAACATAGCTATCCGAAGTCTAATGGCGGGTTCAATGATAGCCGTGCCTCAGCATATACGGATATCCACCACTTACGCCCTACAGATTCATCCATCAACAGTGAGCGTAGCAACTTAGAGTTCGATAATGGTGGTTCTCCAACATCAGAATCACCTGAAGCGGGTAATAAAAAAGATAGCGATTCATTTGAGCCCCGTGATGAGGTGAAGGGTGACGTAGCTCGTATGATGTTCTACATGGCAACACGCTATGAAGGCAAAAATGACGATGATGCATCTAACCCAGATCTTGAATTGGTTGCTTCTGTTGTCGATAACGGTACGGCTTTGGGTAATGTTTGTCGCTTACTAGAATGGAATATCCAAGATCCAATCGATGATTTTGAATTTAATCGCAACACTAAGATTCAAGACATCCAGGGTAACCGTAACCCATTCGTTGATAATGCACAGTGGGCTGAGTCGATCTTCCGTAAAGACTGTACCGAGTAA